In one window of Helianthus annuus cultivar XRQ/B chromosome 17, HanXRQr2.0-SUNRISE, whole genome shotgun sequence DNA:
- the LOC110921494 gene encoding probable inactive receptor kinase At5g58300, with protein MRWYGEENQRSSLSLCEYDDIFIGCVDDMPLKTCRDDVYDVGDSGLQWTMKDVMRASVGVLGESALGVTEKVVFLDGKCCVLKRFRMVRVGRKEFGRRLARLASIVQQCDYLVPLNAYLYSKRFKFVVCDYYPMGSLQDLLLGARRHGHTPLNWKQRFIIILQIAKAIAFIHSQPPQDKHIVTNVHGNLKASNIMICADFSIRLANYGFTQLATNIPEIGPSSPSSPLPPENTSIEVLSQKHDIYHFGLILLDMLGGPNALYSSHRVFERKERVYDNKLGFFEFPFEGKDSKHVFKVLDIALACIHRLPQVRPTIDNILLYLRKK; from the exons ATGAGGTG GTATGGTGAAGAAAACCAACGATCATCGTTGTCTCTATGTGAATATGATGACATCTTTATCGGATGTGTGGATGATATGCCGTTGAAGACATGTCGCGATGATGTTTATGACGTAGGAGATAGTGGGTTACAGTGGACCATGAAGGATGTGATGAGGGCGTCGGTTGGTGTATTAGGAGAGAGTGCATTGGGAGTGACCGAAAAAGTGGTTTTTTTAGATGGCAAGTGTTGCGTGTTGAAGAGGTTCAGGATGGTTCGTGTTGGGAGGAAGGAGTTTGGGCGACGTTTAGCACGACTAGCATCAATCGTTCAACAATGTGACTATCTTGTTCCACTAAATGCTTATCTTTACTCGAAAAGGTTCAAGTTTGTTGTTTGCGACTATTACCCCATGGGTAGTCTTCAAGATTTGCTTCTTG GCGCAAGGAGACATGGTCACACACCTCTAAACTGGAAGCAAAGGTTCATTATAATCTTACAAATAGCAAAAGCCATTGCTTTCATTCATTCACAACCTCCACAAGACAAACACATAGTCACCAATGTCCATGGCAACCTAAAAGCCTCCAACATCATGATATGTGCTGATTTTAGCATACGTCTTGCTAATTACGGTTTTACCCAACTTGCAACTAACATACCTGAAATTGGTCCCTCGTCACCATCATCACCACTACCACCAGAAAATACCAGTATCGAAGTATTGTCACAAAAACACGACATATACCACTTTGGATTGATACTTTTGGACATGCTTGGAGGACCTAACGCCTTATACTCGTCGCACAGGGTTTTCGAAAGAAAAGAACGAGTTTATGATAATAAATTAGGGTTTTTTGAGTTTCCTTTTGAAGGGAAAGATAGTAAGCATGTATTCAAGGTTTTAGACATTGCCTTAGCATGTATACATAGGCTACCTCAAGTTCGACCAACCATTGACAACATACTTTTATATTTACGAAAGAAATAA
- the LOC110921097 gene encoding KAT8 regulatory NSL complex subunit 3 — MSSKRSRTPESEYEQAIQLYAPLIKRPEPLSAVRGINRHSPVVVFAHGAGAPSTSEWMIRWKNLLANALNAVEVVTFDYPYINGRRKAAPKPEKLVGFHSDIVRNAAAKYPGHPLILAGKSLGSRISCMVAAETDIDVSAVVCLGYPLKATNGVIRDEPLLQLTVPIMFVQGGNDGYCPLQSLETVRKKLKAINALHVIENGDHSFQIAKKNLELTGMTHEEAEGRAVEAVAMFVSEITGEKVIDGRGVIVHE; from the exons ATGAGTTCGAAGCGGTCACGAACGCCGGAAAGTGAATACGAACAAGCTATACAACTATATGCTCCGTTGATCAAAAGACCTGAACCTTTGTCGGCGGTCAGGGGTATTAATCGTCATTCTCCGGTCGTTGTTTTTGCTCATGGAGCCGGTGCTCCTTCTACCTCCGAGTGGATGATTAG ATGGAAGAACTTGCTGGCGAACGCTTTAAACGCTGTCGAAGTCGTAACTTTTGACTACCCAT ACATCAATGGTAGAAGAAAGGCCGCACCAAAGCCCGAAAAACTTGTCGGGTTTCACTCGGATATCGTAAGAAATGCTGCTGCCAAGTACCCCGGACATCCTTTGATTTTGGCTGGAAAATCATTGGGTTCAAG AATCAGTTGTATGGTAGCTGCAGAGACTGATATCGATGTATCGGCTGTGGTTTGCTTGGGATACCCACTAAAG GCGACAAATGGAGTCATTCGAGACGAACCCTTATTGCAACTTACAGTTCCTATTATGTTTGTACAG GGTGGCAATGATGGTTACTGTCCACTGCAATCGTTGGAAACAGTTAGGAAGAAATTAAAAGCTATAAACGCTTTGCACGTCATTGAAAACGGTGATCATTCATTCCAAATCGCAAAGAAGAATCTTGAGTTAACTGGAATGACTCATGAAGAAGCTGAAGGACGTGCCGTTGAAGCTGTTGCAATGTTTGTTTCAGAAATTACAGGTGAAAAGGTGATTGACGGGCGTGGCGTAATTGTACATGAGTGA
- the LOC110922142 gene encoding high mobility group B protein 6 yields MAEVAPADLVAIPTKKRTRKPLNPKTCSPNESNIVAGAAISQPQIFPENSIDKENSQTLSQHKSSKIKKSTKGKKQTQPDPATFVFEKELKEMQEKLEKMTLEKQQAEELLKLKDQELEAHNKEQEKMKMELKKLQKLKEFKPTMTIPIFQSSKDKDQSKKKKSGQETKKPATPYIMWCKDHWTEVKKENPEAEFSEIANILGAKWKTLTPEEKKPYEEKYQTEKSVYLKIVGTEKRENEAMKLLEEEQKQKTAMELLEQYMQFKQEAEKDGDNKKNKKEKDPLKPKRPESAYFLFMNERRAALIAESKSVVEIAKITGEEWKNMTEKQKARYGKVAKQKNEKYAREMEIYKRTKETEAEIAKKEEDEVLKVLKQEALQLLKKKEKTETIIKKTKEKKSKKKSKKIDDPNKPKRPASSFLLFSKEARKDLSKERLDISNAQLTALVSVKWKELSEEERQRWNREAAEAMEAYKKEMEEYNKKNKVETPNIDDDHH; encoded by the exons ATGGCCGAAGTAGCACCAGCAGATCTCGTTGCGATTCCGACAAAGAAGAGAACCCGAAAGCCACTGAACCCGAAAACCTGTTCACCCAACGAATCCAACATTGTAGCCGGAGCAGCAATCTCTCAGCCACAAATCTTTCCAGAGAACTCGATCGATAAAGAAAACTCCCAGACCCTTTCGCAACACAAATCTTCAAAGATCAAGAAATCAACCAAAGGAAAGAAGCAAACACAACCCGATCCTGCAACGTTTGTGTTCGAGAAGGAGCTGAAAGAAATGCAAGAGAAGCTTGAGAAGATGACACTTGAGAAGCAACAAGCAGAGGAGCTTTTGAAGTTGAAGGATCAAGAACTTGAGGCACATAATAAAGAGCAAGAAAAGATGAAAATGGAGCTTAAAAAGTTGCAGAAATTGAAAGAATTTAAACCCACTATG ACAATTCCCATTTTTCAATCTTCAAAAGACAAAGATCaatcaaagaagaagaagagtgGACAAGAAACTAAAAAACCTGCAACACCATACATCATGTGGTGCAAGGACCATTGGACTGAGGTCAAGAAAGAAAATCCTGAAGCAGAATTCAGTGAAATAGCCAACATTTTAGGGGCAAAATGGAAGACATTAACCCCTGAAGAAAAGAAGCCTTATGAGGAGAAGTATCAAACCGAAAAATCGGTTTATTTAAAAATTGTGGGTACTGAGAAAAGAGAAAATGAAGCTATGAAGCTACTGGAAGAAGAACAGAAGCAGAAAACTGCTATGGAGTTACTTGAACAGTATATGCAATTCAAACAAGAAGCCGAAAAAGACGGCGATAACAAAAAGAACAA GAAGGAGAAAGATCCATTAAAGCCGAAGCGTCCAGAATCCGCGTATTTCTTGTTTATGAACGAAAGACGAGCTGCATTAATAGCTGAAAGCAAAAGTGTGGTTGAG ATTGCTAAGATCACAGGGGAAGAATGGAAGAACATGACAGAGAAGCAAAAGGCGCGTTACGGAAAGGTAGCAAAACAAAAGAACGAAAAGTATGCACGAGAAATGGAGATCTACAAGCGGACTAAAGAAACGGAAGCTGAGATCGccaagaaggaagaagatgaggtTTTGAAAGTCTTGAAGCAGGAAGCGTTACAATTGCttaaaaagaaagagaaaacCGAAACCATCATTAAG aaaacaaaagaaaagaagAGCAAGAAAAAGAGCAAAAAGATTGACGATCCTAACAAGCCGAAGCGCCCAGCGTCTTCTTTCCTCCTTTTCAG CAAAGAAGCGAGGAAGGATTTGTCGAAAGAGAGGCTGGATATTAGCAATGCGCAACTCACTGCTCTTGTTTCGGTGAAGTGGAAG GAATTGagtgaagaagaaagacagaGATGGAATAGAGAGGCGGCAGAAGCGATGGAAGCTTACAAGAAGGAGATGGAGGAGTATAACAAGAAGAACAAAGTGGAGACCCCTAACATTGATGATGATCATCACTAA
- the LOC110921487 gene encoding protein FAR1-RELATED SEQUENCE 5-like encodes MENDDQGFQTYQPVGKLHLSPNSGKKTYLPEVDESIKPRDKMTFDTVNNAFLFYQKYAMASGFTARKSTQYTHNGVIKSKWFVCSKEGTKPFNAIDTSKKIDTSNNGSKRKSVRRVPSIRTGCKARMCIKLMPSNLYEVSSFIEAHNHFFVAEEDRHLLPSNRGMNYMQEQAVNALSALNIGPVKAFNIMRTLYGGFDKVGATKNDYKNFKRDLNSYISEFDADMMIKRLLRKKEYMPNFSMEYITDENGVLRGLFWADEDAKRNFSVFGDVVSFDATYRRNKYNMMFVPFTGIDNHNRNVTLGAAIIGNETTETYSWLLNVFRQAFGRAPPVIVTDQDPAMKKAIEDTWPESRHMLCMWHIMDKLSAKVGASICNNTDFKKRLCAIVWTDSIIPVKFESEWATIMNDFNLVDHEWLQSLYQIRDTWIPAYYREEVMSGLMRTSSRSESENHFFGQFCNPGCTLVEFLGHFDSAIEAQRHEHRKNDHDTRNTNAEIWAEDFVLEDQASMIYTRTIFFDQQLGIQNGIHRCAIGKWEDIGDFVKFFVKDWEQPCTTFFEVMMREADMTVYCTCKRFEQFGLLCSHIFCVLRMLDIREFPQRYILRPWTREAVPNSAPGAILGINETEDRYNEVNRVVREITYSIESVINKLVTNFDALCSFRDHVVNYFKTADESVVNAPPKSRRERFAEITGNTKPSEATVRVPIGTRFKGMGKPKRMKSKREIAVSQLGKKSRQCQNCFRYGHNRRSCKNPTRTKEQAMAEDHGEEADEVDEEEDEWEEVEEDMDEQDEDALDEEDGEEE; translated from the exons ATGGAGAACGACGATCAAG GATTTCAAACATATCAGCCGGTTGGGAAACTACATCTGTCACCAAACTCCGGTAAGAAGACTTATTTACCGGAGGTAGATGAATCGATTAAGCCGAGGGATAAGATGACCTTTGACACAGTGAACAACGCATTCCTCTTTTATCAGAAGTATGCAATGGCTTCAGGCTTCACTGCCAGGAAGTCTACTCAATACACACATAATGGTGTTATAAAATCTAAATGGTTTGTTTGCTCAAAGGAGGGGACTAAACCTTTTAATGCGATCGATACATCTAAAAAGATTGACACCTCAAATAATGGGTCAAAGAGGAAATCTGTTCGACGTGTTCCTTCTATAAGGACTGGGTGCAAAGCACGTATGTGTATAAAGTTAATGCCTTCGAATCTATACGAGGTATCTTCTTTCATTGAGGCACATAATCATTTTTTTGTTGCTGAGGAAGATAGGCATCTACTCCCCTCTAACCGAGGTATGAACTATATGCAAGAGCAAGCCGTTAACGCGTTGAGTGCCTTGAACATTGGCCCTGTGAAAGCGTTTAATATCATGAGGACATTGTATGGTGGGTTTGACAAGGTTGGGGCAACCAAAAACGATTATAAAAATTTCAAGCGAGACCTGAACAGTTATATATCGGAGTTTGATGCTGATATGATGATTAAACGGCTTTTGAGGAAGAAAGAGTACATGCCTAACTTTTCAATGGAGTATATAACAGACGAGAATGGAGTTTTAAGGGGTTTGTTTTGGGCAGATGAAGATGCCAAAAGGAATTTTTCTGTGTTTGGTGATGTTGTTTCATTTGATGCCACATATCGTCGTAACAA GTACAACATGATGTTTGTTCCATTTACCGGCATCGACAATCACAATCGCAATgttactcttggtgctgctataATAGGAAATGAAACTACTGAAACTTACAGTTGGTTGCTAAATGTGTTTCGTCAAGCATTTGGCCGTGCCCCTCCGGTGATTGTCACCGACCAAGACCCAGCCATGAAGAAGGCTATCGAAGATACATGGCCCGAGAGTAGACACATGCTATGCATGTGGCATATCATGGACAAGCTTTCTGCTAAG GTTGGTGCATCAATCTGCAATAATACAGATTTCAAAAAGAGGTTGTGTGCCATTGTGTGGACCGATTCAATTATACCAGTTAAGTTTGAAAGTGAGTGGGCTACCATAATGAACGATTTTAACTTGGTTGATCATGAGTGGCTGCAGTCACTTTACCAAATCAGGGATACTTGGATACCAGCTTATTATCGTGAGGAGGTCATGTCCGGGCTTATGCGTACCTCTTCTCGTTCCGAGAGCGAGAACCATTTCTTTGGACAGTTCTGTAACCCGGGTTGCACACTTGTCGAATTTCTCGGGCATTTTGATTCTGCTATTGAAGCTCAGAGACACGAGCACAGGAAGAATGACCATGACACCAGAAATACAAACGCTGAAATATGGGCTGAAGACTTTGTTTTGGAGGATCAAGCGTCTATGATATACACACGCACTATATTTTTTGACCAGCAGTTGGGGATACAAAACGGTATTCACAGATGTGCTATCGGAAAGTGGGAAGACATTGGTGACTTTGTCAAATTTTTTGTGAAGGACTGGGAACAACCATGCACTACTTTCTTCGAG GTTATGATGCGGGAGGCCGACATGACTGTGTATTGTACATGCAAAAGATTTGAACAGTTTGGGTTGTTGTGCTCACACATCTTTTGTGTGCTAAGGATGCTTGACATTAGGGAGTTTCCACAACGCTATATATTACGACCTTGGACTCGGGAGGCTGTTCCAAATAGTGCCCCTGGTGCTATTCTAGGTATCAATGAGACTGAGGATCGTTATAATGAAGTTAACCGTGTTGTACGTGAGATCACATATTCTATAGAGTCCGTTATTAATAAGCTTGTCACCAACTTTGATGCGCTATGCTCGTTCAGGGATCATGTTGTTAATTATTTCAAAACTGCTGATGAGTCTGTTGTCAATGCTCCACCTAAGAGCCGTCGTGAAAGGTTTGCAGAAATTACTGGTAACACAAAACCATCAGAAGCAACCGTTCGTGTTCCCATTGGAACAAGATTCAAAGGTATGGGTAAGCCTAAACGGATGAAGTCCAAACGTGAAATTGCAGTAAGTCAGTTGGGTAAAAAGAGCCGTCAATGTCAAAACTGTTTTAGATACGGTCATAACAGACGTTCTTGCAAAAACCCTACCCGGACTAAAGAACAAGCTATGGCCGAGGATCACGGTGAAGAAGCTGATGAAGTCGACGAGGAGGAAGATGAATGGGAGGAAGTTGAAGAAGATATGGATGAACAAGATGAGGATGCATTAGACGAGGAGGATGGAGAAGAGGAGTAG
- the LOC110926042 gene encoding protein trichome birefringence-like 23, whose product MKQNWWRSASYYKQNHFVFKLGLSILLLGFGFRLLFSQSSNVIPNETDNNNNNNININNNNINDNIDIDTPVLDNDVKPKPLDFVESPKDISQFQPEDNESGKCDITDGEWIPSSSSPAYTNSTCRWIESHQDCMGNGRPDAGYMYWKWSPKGCELPRFDAKKFLETMRDKSWAFVGDSITRNHLQSFLCLLSQVEDAVELYHDKDYKDRKWHFPSYNLTVSVIWSPFLAKADIFEDIDGVSSSEIQLHIDILDKTWTELFDTWDYVLFSSGKWFIKSAIYYENNSVLGCHGCTGKNYTDLGFNFAYRKILKNLFDFILKSNRKSMVIYRTSTPDHFENGTWSTGGSCDRTVPAKEGDFEMSELNRLLREIELPEVSKAEERASEKGMKLKLLDVMPLSLVRPDGHPGPYRHFYPFAEDKNAKVQYDCLHWCLPGPIDSWNDMLMNLVVNG is encoded by the exons ATGAAGCAAAATTGGTGGAGATCAGCTTCTTATTACAAGCAGAATCACTTCGTTTTCAAGTTGGGTCTTTCGATTTTGCTCCTGGGGTTTgggttcaggcttctgttttcacAATCTTCCAATGTTATCCCTAATGAAacagataataataataataataatattaatattaataataataatattaatgatAATATTGATATTGATACCCCTGTTTTGGACAACGATGTGAAGCCGAAACCTTTGGATTTTGTTGAATCCCCAAAAGATATCAGTCAATTTCAACCTGAAG ATAATGAGTCAGGAAAGTGTGATATCACTGATGGTGAATGGATACCGAGTTCGAGCAGTCCGGCTTACACAAATAGTACTTGTAGATGGATTGAAAGTCATCAAGACTGTATGGGAAACGGGAGGCCTGACGCCGGGTATATGTACTGGAAATGGAGTCCGAAAGGTTGTGAATTACCTCGTTTTGATGCGAAAAAGTTTCTTGAAACGATGAGGGATAAATCATGGGCATTTGTTGGTGATTCGATAACTAGAAATCATCTTCAATCGTTCCTTTGTCTTTTATCTCAG GTAGAAGATGCGGTTGAACTTTACCATGATAAAGATTACAAGGACCGAAAATGGCATTTTCCGTCCTACAATCTTACAGTTTCGGTTATATGGTCACCTTTTCTCGCAAAAGCCGACATTTTCGAAGACATAGACGGCGTTTCATCTTCCGAGATTCAACTCCACATCGATATTCTCGACAAAACTTGGACCGAACTATTCGACACATGGGATTACGTCCTGTTTTCCTCTGGTAAATGGTTCATCAAATCAGCAATCTACTACGAAAACAATTCCGTTTTAGGATGTCACGGCTGCACCGGAAAGAACTACACCGATCTCGGTTTCAATTTCGCATACCGAAAAATCTTAAAGAATCTTTTCGACTTCATTTTAAAGTCCAACCGTAAAAGCATGGTCATCTACCGAACGTCAACCCCAGATCACTTCGAAAACGGAACATGGTCAACCGGCGGGAGTTGCGACAGAACGGTTCCCGCTAAAGAAGGCGACTTCGAGATGAGTGAGTTGAACAGACTTCTTAGAGAGATTGAGTTACCGGAAGTTTCAAAAGCCGAAGAGCGAGCTTCCGAAAAGGGGATGAAGTTGAAGCTTCTCGACGTGATGCCTCTCTCGTTGGTGAGACCAGACGGTCATCCGGGCCCGTATAGACATTTTTACCCTTTTGCGGAAGATAAGAACGCGAAAGTTCAGTATGATTGTTTGCATTGGTGTTTGCCTGGACCGATTGACAGCTGGAATGATATGCTGATGAACTTAGTGGTAAACGGTTGA